The region GCAGCTCTTGGGGGCATTTAGTTAAAGAAGCGGATCCGGGCCTCTGATCTGTCACAGGGCTGCGGTCCAGCTTCTCTATTTGCGTAGTAATTTGTAAAATTACGCCTCTTGACAGATGCGTATATGTGCGTATGTGTATATGTAGGTATCTTCTTTTTTACTTGTTAAGGGCACCGTTACGGTTAAATGATTGGGGTGGACACGTTTGAATGTTTCTGTTGTCATCACAATGTAATCGAGATGACGCACATTTTTATAGTAGCTataaaattacagtttttaaaaccacttttctCATTAGAGGACTGCGTTCAGTGATACCAATCTACCTGTAACAACGTTTCTATTCAGTGTCCGTGGACGTAGctgtttatatttttcctctttttgtgaGAGTACCTTGGTGGTTTTGTTAACACCCCACCCCCATtaccccctcccatccccacccgcAAAAATAGCAGAGGCACTAGAACCTTCTTTACTGTCTAGATTGTAGTGTGCCCTACATCTGGAAGTTACTTACTAAAAGATGTTTTTCtgctttggaatatttttttgtATCCCTTTGCAGACCCCTTTGCTGATGCAACTAAGGGTGACGACTTACTCCCGGCAGGGACTGAGGATTACATTCATATAAGAATCCAGCAACGGAACGGCAGAAAGACACTGACTACTGTCCAGGGCATTGCAGATGATTATGACAAAAAGAAACTTGTGAAAGCTTTCAAAAAGGTAAAGATGTTGGGAAGAAAAGATTAAACTATAGTTATTTGATGCACTTCTGAATAGGACACCTTTACTTGATTGACTCTTAATTAGTGTGGGTAAAAATTGTTGGACCCAAGAAAGCTGTGTTCATTCTCTTAACACCCAGATATTTGTGTTGtctcccattttaaaataatattttcatggctttcaaacaaaatgtgaaatactCTGTTCTTGATGTTCCAAGTAGAATCATCTCCGTTATGTTTCCTGCTGATTCATTTACAGATTAATTTGGTAGCATTGGGGATTACAGGAGACAAAACCTGTTTCTTAAACATGATCAGGTCTACTGAAATAGTCGATATTAGTCTTACggtgaaaataaaatctcattgtATCTGACTTTAGTTATGTTAAACATATTCTTCTCCAGAAATTCGCCTGTAATGGTACTGTGATTGAACATCCTGAATACGGAGAGGTTATTCAGCTTCAAGGTGaccaaagaaaaaacatttgccaATTTCTCTTGGAGGTGAGTGCTTGGGTGCTTTATGTACAACCTTGAGATTGCTTCCAAAATTGTGTTCAAGGGCAGCATGAATTATTTCCttcttagtgaaaaaaaaaaatcatatgaatgAGGTAAATTGGTAAATTGAGAGAGAAATACAAAGTTGGTACTTATTTTGAAGTCAGTAGAacctttattcatttatgttgTCATTCAAGTGACCTGATCATTCCTGTATCTACATGGCCAGTTGAGTTTTGGGGCATGTCAAGGTATTTTAAGTGTGTGTGGAATTGTTTAGTGTTAACAGTTAACACCACAAGTAACAGTGTTGCCATAGACTATTAACAATGATTCTTTTTATAGTCAGCGCTCCATGTTTTCTTAAGGGATGAAACATACATTTCTCAGAGTGATtctgttaaattttgttttgcagGTTGGCATTGTCAAGGAGGAACAGCTTAAGGTTCACGGATTCTAAAATGAACCTAAATACGTGGAGAATTTCTTGAATAATTTTGTTCTCTAAACCCAGTTTGGCTGCCTTGTGAAATGATTCTCTGCAGTAAACGgacttttcatgtatttaatcaTTCAGACTCCCATTCACACCTGCATGATTACAGAAAACATGGGGTATGTAGGCTAGTAACACATAAGAAAATTGCAGTAAGATGGTAATGAAATCCCATATTCATCTTAACATGTTTccaatggaaaatattttgttttgagtGTTTATtgttcagtttattatttttcacttgattaaatgtttttttgttgtatTAAACCATGTATGTTGCAGCTTAACAATAAAGAAACATCTATGAATCCTTTTGTGAGCAATTAGGCTCCCAAATCTAAGCAAGTAAATACCCATATTTTGTCTTTCATAGTTGGAGTTCTCCTTCtgcaagttttttttgtttgtttgttttgttttttttaattaaggggcgcctgggtggctcagttggttaagcgtccaactcttgatttcagctcaggtcatggcaaGTATTCTTTCTAATTAGTTTTTACCTGCTGTTAAACCCAAAGCTGGAGGGGAATGTTTGTTATGTAACTTGTGTTCTTCATTTACTGACTTAAAGATAAGAATAGGAACAGGAGTATAAGCTCTCCAAGAGCCAAGATTTATCAGAATGTAGTGTTAAACTTTCAAAGAGAATATGAAGTATAGTTTAAATTCAGAAGTGTTAGCACATGGAattcttttatgtgtttttattgaTGATGTTCCTGGGCTGCCAACATAAATCTGTCCTTAAGTGCCAGGTAATACAGTAGGCTCCTGACAGACAATAAATTCAGTCACAGGCACTGTCCAGCAAGTGTTGGTGGGTGGGATCACTGTCTAACAGATGGAAGACGGAGGTGCAGAGATTAATTTACCTAGAGTGCCAGGAAGTGACTGAATTAGGGTGCCAGCTCAGGGCTTCCAGGCCAGAAAACTCATGTTCTTTCACTACATCATGGTTCTGGTATGTGTTTCACCAAAGGAAATGAGGACCATGGGTGACCATGCGTGCGGGTTGGGGCAGCTCTTACAAGATTTCTGCAGCTCATCTTTGAGTTCCACGCTTCTGCTTTTTATTGAGTAGTAataatttgctccattatacAAGCCGTCATTAAATCCATTTCACCAAGATGAAGAAATGCATCCATAAGTGCCTACTCCAGCTTAATGTGGTGGAATAATAATGTGAGAAATGTCTCACTTGGGCCACTATATTCTGTACCAGCTGAACCCTTGCCCCTGTTTTGATGATACTGCTTTTGGAAAAGCAAAATCGGCCTCCATAGTTTACCTCTTAAAGACACTAAAGCAATAGGTTTTGTTACTTTCTCACCCCATGCTACTCCTAGAAAGACTGGCACTGTCAAGTGAGTGTACTGGAATATAGCGCTAAATTTGAGAGGCTCATTTCTGAAAAAATTTGACGAAGAAGATCAAGCAGTTTAGGAGCATTTTCCAACTTgagaaattctcatttttctgccTGTAACATTTTGTAACGATTCCACCTCTAGTTGAGAGGTGCCATGGAAGTAGTTTATGAAAATGATAAAGCAGAGACCTAAGTTAACGTATGTTCAAGAGTTGCCTCTTCattgtaatgttttaaaatagataCGAGAGCCAAGCTAGTGCCCAGGAAAAACTGATCATTTAGAACTGAACGAAgaaggtggagggaagagagaaagcttATAAGAAAGGCCGCCTGATCTTGGCACCCTTTGATGAGCTCTCCATCCTCAATGTGTCGGGCCACTCCCACTGGCTGAATCAAAAGCCTTGAGCAAAACGATTTCTTTGAGGAGCACCTCTCTTGATCTCCCTTCTGCCGGTGAGCCCCAGACACCTGATTGGACTTCTCACCTGTAAGGCAGTCCCTATCCTTAGAAGAACAGATCAAgtatccttttcttctttcttgtgtttGCAACGCAATGGAAATAAAGGACATAATTAAGATCTGTGGATTTCTGCAATCTTCCTGAAGCTTCCTCAAAGGAGCTTAGAATACATACCACTCTCATGTGGGAAAGTTCTCTGACTGGCAGCCTTGGCGGTACCtaagagcacaggagcagggctAACTGCTCTTGTCTGCTTCAGGGGCAAAAGGGACTAGGCAGCATTGTATAACTGAGGAGGGAAAACAGATTACGTCTTAAATGCAGCAAAAATAACTAGCTGAGGGGCGTCCCTCCTTGTGCTCCCCATGTGGGAATATTTAGATCTGCAGTTTCTTTAATGGTCTGTACTTCAGGATGCAAAGTGAAAAATAGTGAATAGAGGACAAGTAAATTTGTCCCTAACCTTCTAGACTTGGCAGAGGTCTCGGCGAAGCCATTAGGAAATGAACCTTTGGTTGAGGCACAGCCTGGAGTAAAGTGCTGCTAGAGGGACGTCCTCTGCCCTTCAGTCTCCAACCCCCTGAGGCAGAGAGTAGCCTGGGGAAGCAGCCTGCTCTACATACTTAGGCATTCAAGTAATAGCTGTTCTCAACCATCCTAGAAAGAGGGCAGCTGGAACATGGAAGGAACAGTTCTAGTCCCAATCAGATGGCAGttaacaaaaatgacaaatagaaaatgcaaacGGACTTCCGTGTGCCACCTGTCACCGGCAGGGCTCCAGCTAAAGGAATGGGTAGTTACAGCTCACGAAAAACGAACCTCATCAGATTGCCCACAACCTCATTAGACTGTTCCACTGGGCCTCTTGAGGATTCCCCTTACTGAGCCAGAATTCCTTGTGGGAAGGAAACAAGGGAGGCGTGGCCCTGCTGTAACTAAAACCAAGGGAATCGTCATTTGCTGTAGATTGCTACCAGCTGCCCTTACTTGACAGGCGACAGCCAGGCCACATGGTGCTTGTCTGGGATCAAGGGGCCAAGTGAATCAGCTAGACTTAAGCAGGAGCAAAACCACATAAGGGACCCTCAGCATTGACAGCTCTTTCACATGGCTATGCTGGCATTttaactccatttttttcttgataatggAAACTTGGAAAAAGTAAAGCTAATCAGAGGAATGGCTGTATTACTTCACTCCTGGAGAATCATTCAGAGTGGAATTGTTGCCAGAAAGAGGAGGGAATTTCAAACTGCCCTCGGACAATCCTAATCCAGGCACTTCTGTATTCAATGACGTGTGGCCTGTGGGGAGTCTCTGACCTATACAGAGAACTGAAATGGCCATTTAAAGTCAGCCTGGGCTGTGAGGACACCCATGTGGGTCACCTCTTAGCTCATCTGTCTGATTTTGAACCTAGCAGGGGAGCAGTAGATCTGCCAAGGGTCTGTAGCTCCGTTCCCAATGAATAGAGGGCATGATTAGAATTATGGTTGGTGCTTTCATCTCAAAAGAAGGAACAACCTACAGACTTTTTTCATGCAAAAAGCAATTAGATAGGTACCGTTGTTGAAGGCACAAAAGGGGACTAAAGTTCAAAGCCAAAATACCCCACAGGGAATCTAAGTGATCTCAGCCCCCAAACTGGGCTTCAGGCTGAAGCTCTCTACTCCAGCCTGGAGGGTTTTGAACGAACTGAGCCTCCAGAATGGTCTAAAAGGAGGCTAGCTATAACCTGCAGGTTTGTCTCCATGTGTCCTTCACCCATTCTTGCCAGGACCCCAGGCCCACCTCCTGAGTCCTTCGGGCAAGGGACAGCATACAATATGGCAATGGATACAGAATCAGAAAGTACTTTAATCCATGTAAACCATGACAAATTCTGCAGAGAAGACCTCAAGGATTTGGAGAGTAGTATAATTTTTTGAAGTGAAAAAAAGGCCCACCTGCTCCCTGGTCAAGAACTGAGTGCACTCTGAGCACTTTATTGCCACTGACGT is a window of Zalophus californianus isolate mZalCal1 chromosome 1, mZalCal1.pri.v2, whole genome shotgun sequence DNA encoding:
- the EIF1B gene encoding eukaryotic translation initiation factor 1b encodes the protein MSTIQNLQSFDPFADATKGDDLLPAGTEDYIHIRIQQRNGRKTLTTVQGIADDYDKKKLVKAFKKKFACNGTVIEHPEYGEVIQLQGDQRKNICQFLLEVGIVKEEQLKVHGF